A genomic segment from Bradyrhizobium sp. ISRA430 encodes:
- a CDS encoding TetR/AcrR family transcriptional regulator: MTENSQGRRGRPANEALGQTIIDAARELFVELGFQATTLDKVAQRAKISKLSIYRHFENKEALFGAAMAAGCHQLFAPQALLEGVDGSVEDQLVAVGSSLLRTLLRSDVRSLEAMVMADKTSQNALSKLHFEAGPAHVIAEIEALLRRLHAKAVLNVPDPLRSARLFAALFKGSDLLMIARFDQAKAEDDNEIESYCRSAVAMFIAAHRDNDQVGGDLPASRSKNKI, encoded by the coding sequence GTGACCGAAAACAGCCAGGGCCGGCGCGGCCGGCCCGCCAACGAGGCGCTTGGCCAAACCATCATCGACGCCGCGCGCGAGCTCTTTGTGGAGTTGGGTTTTCAAGCGACGACATTGGACAAGGTCGCCCAGCGAGCGAAGATATCCAAGCTCAGCATCTACAGGCACTTCGAGAACAAGGAGGCGCTGTTCGGCGCGGCCATGGCGGCCGGCTGCCATCAGTTGTTTGCACCACAGGCCCTTCTTGAAGGCGTCGACGGTTCGGTCGAAGATCAGCTCGTGGCGGTGGGATCATCACTGCTTCGCACGCTGTTGAGATCAGACGTCCGCAGCCTCGAAGCCATGGTCATGGCCGACAAGACGAGTCAAAACGCGTTAAGCAAGCTCCATTTCGAAGCCGGCCCCGCCCATGTCATCGCCGAAATCGAGGCCCTGTTGCGTCGGTTGCACGCGAAGGCGGTTCTGAACGTGCCCGATCCTCTCCGGTCCGCCCGCTTGTTCGCCGCGCTTTTCAAAGGATCCGATCTCCTGATGATCGCACGCTTCGATCAGGCGAAAGCAGAGGACGACAACGAAATCGAATCCTATTGCCGGTCGGCCGTCGCCATGTTCATCGCCGCGCACCGTGACAACGACCAAGTGGGCGGAGATTTGCCTGCCTCAAGGTCAAAAAACAAAATTTGA
- a CDS encoding IS5 family transposase codes for MRYELADWLAIKPMLPNKPRGVPRVNDRRVLNGIFWVLRSGAPWRDLPDHFGPYTTCYNRFVRWRRAGVWGRIIDALATAHDAAVQMIDTSIVRVHQHGACVTRNQRRSMGRSRGGLTSKIHAVVDSNGLPVRLALSPGEAHDVRLAGKLLSRLKSGAMLLADRGYDADWIRELAMKKGAWANIPPKSNRSDPICFSPYLYRARNQVERFFNRIKQCRRVATRYDKLAANYLAFVQLASIRLWLRVNESTS; via the coding sequence ATGCGCTACGAACTCGCCGACTGGCTTGCCATCAAGCCGATGCTGCCAAACAAGCCTCGTGGCGTTCCTCGGGTAAACGACCGACGTGTTTTAAACGGCATCTTCTGGGTCCTGCGATCCGGGGCACCTTGGCGCGATCTGCCGGATCATTTTGGCCCTTACACGACCTGCTATAACCGTTTCGTCCGTTGGCGGCGGGCTGGTGTCTGGGGCCGCATCATAGACGCACTTGCCACTGCTCATGATGCCGCTGTCCAGATGATCGACACATCTATTGTCCGCGTCCACCAGCATGGAGCCTGCGTTACGAGAAACCAGCGCCGATCGATGGGAAGGTCACGCGGCGGCTTGACGAGCAAAATTCATGCGGTGGTCGATAGCAATGGTCTGCCGGTACGGCTGGCGCTGAGCCCCGGTGAGGCGCACGACGTTCGACTAGCCGGAAAACTGCTGTCTCGTCTGAAATCCGGGGCAATGTTACTCGCCGACCGTGGCTATGACGCCGACTGGATCAGAGAACTTGCGATGAAGAAGGGCGCGTGGGCCAACATCCCGCCAAAGAGCAATCGCAGCGATCCGATCTGCTTCAGCCCGTATCTCTATCGCGCTCGCAACCAGGTCGAGCGGTTCTTCAACAGGATCAAACAGTGCCGTCGCGTGGCAACTCGCTATGACAAGCTGGCAGCGAACTATCTTGCTTTCGTTCAGCTCGCCTCGATCAGGCTATGGCTTCGCGTTAATGAGTCCACGTCCTAG
- a CDS encoding DUF2939 domain-containing protein, giving the protein MKWIVGTLAVVLAVLVIYAGSALLSVLGLVSAVRSGDVSQVMTQTDLPRVRHSLVHQLMPAYLERLGQKRPLRPIERAAIASLGTTIADDFATKLVTPENLSVLLSSGIVRNAAENISFGTMSSLADLDASNMFVLLGRISPVKPVEFALGLGRGENAGSVSMHFAGTGWKLSGLGLPRRIVATMVDRLPTH; this is encoded by the coding sequence ATGAAATGGATCGTCGGCACCCTTGCTGTCGTCCTGGCCGTCCTCGTGATCTATGCCGGATCGGCCTTACTCTCCGTGTTGGGCCTCGTTTCAGCCGTTCGGAGCGGTGACGTTTCTCAAGTCATGACGCAGACCGACTTGCCGCGTGTCCGCCATTCCCTCGTCCATCAGCTCATGCCCGCCTACCTCGAACGGCTCGGGCAGAAACGTCCGCTGCGACCGATCGAGCGGGCAGCGATCGCTTCGCTTGGCACGACGATTGCCGACGATTTTGCCACGAAGCTCGTCACGCCGGAGAATCTGTCAGTGCTGCTGAGCAGCGGTATCGTCCGCAATGCCGCAGAGAATATCAGTTTTGGGACGATGTCATCGTTAGCTGATCTGGACGCTTCAAACATGTTCGTCCTCCTCGGGCGGATCAGTCCGGTCAAGCCGGTCGAATTTGCGCTTGGGCTCGGCCGAGGCGAAAACGCCGGCAGTGTCAGCATGCATTTTGCGGGGACGGGCTGGAAGCTATCGGGCCTCGGGCTGCCGCGGCGGATCGTGGCCACCATGGTCGATCGGCTGCCGACGCATTGA
- a CDS encoding LssY C-terminal domain-containing protein, which yields MAVLVLAYLALAYFFLPALWSHHEHEPGLALLPMVTRTSDDIPGDPLNVGLVGDKEDIVRAMHAAGWYAADPVTLRSSIEIIGSVVLDRPYRDAPVSPLYYQGEKEQLAFEKPDGHSADRRNHVRFWKVLDKGKDMRPVWLGSATFDRGVGLSHDTGQVTHHIAPDIDAERDLLMADLRKARVVSSFFQISGIGPTLLGRNGGGDRYYTDGEVHLAVLMPGAAIGPADPATIPPPQRIVLKDAVWRSISDRVAAR from the coding sequence CTGGCAGTTCTGGTTTTGGCTTATCTGGCATTGGCCTATTTTTTCCTGCCGGCCCTCTGGAGTCACCACGAACATGAACCGGGGCTCGCATTACTGCCGATGGTCACCAGGACGTCGGACGACATCCCGGGTGATCCGTTGAACGTCGGGCTTGTTGGCGACAAGGAAGACATCGTCCGAGCCATGCATGCGGCAGGTTGGTATGCGGCCGATCCCGTTACATTGCGTTCGAGCATCGAAATCATCGGCAGCGTCGTGCTGGATCGCCCATACCGCGATGCGCCTGTCAGTCCCCTGTACTACCAAGGGGAGAAGGAGCAGCTTGCATTCGAGAAGCCTGATGGGCACAGCGCAGACCGGCGCAATCACGTCCGGTTCTGGAAGGTGCTCGACAAAGGGAAGGACATGCGCCCAGTCTGGCTCGGTTCGGCGACGTTCGACCGGGGTGTGGGACTGAGTCACGATACGGGACAAGTGACCCATCACATCGCTCCGGACATCGATGCCGAGCGCGATCTTCTGATGGCCGATCTGCGCAAGGCGCGCGTTGTCAGCAGTTTCTTTCAGATCTCGGGCATCGGCCCGACGCTACTCGGCAGGAATGGTGGAGGTGATCGCTACTACACGGATGGCGAAGTCCATCTTGCCGTCTTGATGCCCGGAGCTGCGATTGGCCCCGCCGACCCCGCAACCATTCCACCGCCCCAGCGCATTGTTCTGAAAGACGCTGTCTGGCGATCAATTTCTGACCGGGTCGCGGCGCGCTGA
- a CDS encoding DUF1476 domain-containing protein gives MTTFDKREQGFEAKFAHDEELMFKATARSNKLLGLWAAGQLGLTGDAAAGYATALVTASLENKTGDETLRKVSDDLAGKGVSPEQVAQKLRECLHQALAQLEALPSDQR, from the coding sequence ATGACCACGTTCGACAAGCGCGAGCAGGGTTTTGAGGCCAAATTCGCCCACGACGAGGAATTGATGTTCAAGGCCACGGCCCGATCCAACAAGCTGCTCGGGCTATGGGCCGCAGGGCAGCTCGGGCTCACGGGCGACGCGGCGGCAGGCTACGCGACCGCACTGGTGACGGCCAGCCTGGAGAACAAGACCGGCGACGAGACCTTGCGCAAGGTGTCGGACGATCTTGCCGGCAAGGGCGTGTCACCCGAACAGGTCGCGCAGAAGCTGAGGGAATGCCTGCACCAGGCGCTGGCGCAGCTCGAGGCCTTGCCGAGCGATCAGCGCTAG
- a CDS encoding TIGR00645 family protein yields the protein MSVEPETMTGPRLPSPRLRALPMVIFGSRWLQLPLYLGLIVAQCVYIALFVKELWHLSWHALDLTEQQIMMSVLALIDVVMISNLLVMVIVGGYETFVSRLDLQGHPDEPEWLGHVNASVLKIKLAMAIIGISSIALLRTFIEAGNLGSDRAGFTEKGVMWQVLIHITFIASAIGIAFVDRLSDSGVRKHAE from the coding sequence ATGTCGGTTGAGCCTGAGACCATGACCGGACCCCGCCTGCCCTCGCCGCGCCTGCGCGCGCTGCCGATGGTCATCTTCGGCTCGCGTTGGCTGCAATTGCCACTCTATCTCGGGCTGATCGTCGCGCAATGCGTCTACATCGCGCTGTTCGTCAAGGAGCTCTGGCATCTCTCCTGGCATGCCCTCGATCTCACCGAGCAGCAGATCATGATGAGCGTGCTTGCGCTGATCGACGTGGTGATGATCTCCAATCTGCTCGTGATGGTGATCGTCGGCGGCTACGAGACCTTCGTGTCCCGGCTCGATCTCCAGGGCCATCCCGACGAGCCGGAATGGCTCGGCCACGTCAATGCGAGCGTGCTCAAGATCAAGCTCGCGATGGCCATCATCGGCATCTCCTCGATCGCGCTGCTGCGCACCTTCATCGAGGCCGGCAATCTCGGCTCCGACCGCGCCGGCTTCACCGAAAAAGGCGTGATGTGGCAGGTCCTGATCCACATCACCTTCATAGCCTCGGCGATCGGCATCGCCTTCGTCGACAGGCTGAGCGACAGCGGCGTGCGCAAGCACGCGGAGTAA
- a CDS encoding septal ring lytic transglycosylase RlpA family protein, which yields MGIRRSDSVVRVARGVAAAAACLTLANCASSGKFASRVDPKYGVSSSPRVVAWGEPVPKGGGTYRVGKPYVVAGRTYVPEEDVNYRAEGLASWYGDDFHGRLTANGEVFDMGSLTAAHPTLPMPCYARVTNMSNGKSLIVRVNDRGPYHGNRLIDVSNKAAELLEFKGNGVARVRVEYVGRAPLEGSDDRQLMATLRTGVPAPSPSMVRVASAKPFVPELPSSTRGAIRGEVPMPEGRPYSLGNTSADVASINATSEMSASSRSRGRALQNVRQVSYDDDGRYATDSGPAISDGAAEARSILSGRGLY from the coding sequence ATGGGGATCCGACGGTCAGATTCGGTGGTGCGGGTCGCGCGTGGTGTTGCTGCGGCTGCCGCCTGCCTTACGCTCGCAAATTGCGCCTCGTCGGGCAAATTCGCCAGCCGCGTCGATCCGAAATACGGCGTCTCCTCGAGCCCCCGGGTCGTGGCCTGGGGCGAACCGGTCCCCAAGGGCGGCGGCACCTACCGCGTCGGCAAACCCTATGTGGTGGCAGGCCGGACCTACGTGCCGGAGGAGGACGTCAACTATCGCGCCGAGGGCCTGGCGTCCTGGTATGGCGATGATTTCCATGGCCGCCTGACCGCCAATGGCGAGGTGTTCGACATGGGCTCGCTGACGGCTGCGCATCCGACCTTGCCGATGCCGTGCTATGCGCGGGTGACCAATATGTCGAACGGCAAGTCGCTGATTGTCCGCGTCAATGACCGTGGCCCCTACCACGGCAATCGCCTCATCGACGTCTCGAACAAGGCTGCCGAACTCCTTGAATTCAAAGGCAATGGTGTCGCCAGGGTCCGCGTCGAATATGTCGGCCGGGCACCGTTGGAAGGCTCCGACGACCGCCAGCTCATGGCCACCTTGCGCACCGGCGTTCCGGCGCCGTCGCCCTCGATGGTCCGGGTCGCTTCGGCGAAACCGTTCGTACCGGAACTGCCATCATCGACCCGCGGTGCTATCCGCGGCGAGGTTCCGATGCCCGAGGGGCGCCCCTACAGCCTCGGCAACACATCGGCCGATGTCGCCTCGATCAATGCGACCTCGGAAATGTCGGCCTCGAGCCGCAGCCGTGGCCGGGCGCTCCAGAACGTCCGTCAGGTGTCGTATGACGACGACGGCCGCTACGCCACCGACAGCGGTCCTGCCATCTCTGATGGCGCGGCGGAAGCTCGCAGCATCCTGAGCGGCCGCGGCCTCTACTGA
- a CDS encoding alpha/beta hydrolase codes for MSSTRVITANGIDLFIREQGQGPLVVLCHGWPELSYSWRHQIPALAAAGFHVVAPDMRGYGQSAAPSEVSTYSIFDTVGDVVGLVQALGETKAMVVGHDWGAPVAWHAALFRPDIFTAVAGLSVPPPFRGRGKPLDLLRQGGVTNFYWQYFQTPGVAEAELERDVARTMRIVLGGRGLSDPTAAMFVQEDKGFLGHASGDEPLPTWLTDTDLAYFTETFRKSGFRGGLNWYRNIDRNWELTAPWQDAQIHQPSLFIAGSRDAVITGLIGAKRVNELDRVLPNLKRKLIIEGAGHWVQQERPDEVNAALVKFLKESAAQ; via the coding sequence ATGTCTTCCACCCGCGTCATCACCGCCAACGGAATCGATCTCTTCATCCGTGAGCAAGGCCAGGGGCCGCTGGTGGTGCTGTGCCATGGCTGGCCGGAACTGTCCTACTCCTGGCGTCACCAGATCCCGGCGCTGGCGGCCGCCGGCTTTCACGTCGTCGCGCCCGACATGCGCGGCTATGGCCAGAGCGCAGCGCCGTCCGAGGTCTCCACCTATTCGATCTTCGACACGGTCGGCGACGTGGTCGGCCTGGTGCAGGCGCTCGGCGAGACCAAAGCCATGGTGGTCGGTCACGACTGGGGCGCGCCGGTCGCCTGGCACGCCGCGCTGTTCCGCCCCGACATCTTCACGGCGGTCGCCGGTCTGAGCGTACCGCCGCCGTTCCGCGGCCGCGGCAAGCCGCTCGACCTGTTGCGCCAAGGCGGCGTCACTAACTTCTATTGGCAGTATTTCCAGACGCCCGGCGTCGCCGAGGCCGAGCTCGAGCGGGACGTCGCCCGCACCATGCGCATCGTGCTCGGTGGACGCGGCCTCTCCGATCCCACCGCTGCCATGTTCGTCCAGGAGGACAAGGGCTTTCTCGGCCATGCGAGCGGCGACGAGCCGCTGCCCACCTGGCTGACCGACACCGACCTCGCCTATTTCACCGAGACCTTCCGCAAGTCCGGCTTTCGTGGCGGGCTGAACTGGTATCGCAACATCGATCGCAATTGGGAGCTGACGGCGCCCTGGCAGGACGCGCAGATCCATCAGCCGTCCCTGTTCATTGCAGGCTCGAGAGACGCCGTCATCACCGGTCTGATCGGCGCCAAGCGCGTCAACGAGCTCGATCGGGTGCTGCCGAACCTCAAGCGCAAGCTGATCATCGAAGGCGCCGGCCACTGGGTCCAGCAGGAGCGGCCCGACGAGGTCAACGCTGCGCTGGTGAAATTCCTGAAGGAGAGCGCGGCTCAGTAG